AAGTATTTTGGCACTCTAAATATAATGAGACAGCTGACTGAGGCATGGTGGCGATGAGTTGAAACTTCAGGCCACCTTGGCCTCCGTGGCTCTGGCATTGCCTGGCACAGCCATGCCGcgctcctcgtcgtcctcgtcccacTCGCCGCACACGACGCTGCGCACGAACTCCATGAACTGCGGGAAGTGGTCGGGCGAGAAGAACTCGGCGCCCATGCGCTGGTACGTGAAGTGGCAGGGCCGCATGAGCTCGGTGGTGAGGATGTTGCTGCGGATGCGCGAGAAGCTGCTGGTGTGCGTCATGACGAGCGACGCGTTCTCGCCGGCGATGCGCGCACCGTGGCGGCGGCACGCGTTCTTCATCTGCACCAGCAGCGTGTCCGGGCTGGACCCCGTGCTGTGGTGCTGCTTGTTCATGCACACGTCCATCCCAGGCACCACCATGGTGCAGCCGTGGCGCGCGAACATCTTGGCCACGGGGCTGTACCCATTCTTCTGGTTGCTCTTGTAGAATCCCGCCGCCGCCTCGGCGGGGCGCGACCGCGCCCCGTGCCACCAGTGCATGAACGGGATCTTGGCCGACAGCTCCACGGGCTTGCCGCCGAACACGGCGTTGGCCGTGCCCAGGACGCGGTCGCCGTGCCCGACCAGCTGCCCGGCGTACCACGACAGGAAGAAGTCTCCGTAGGGAGACTCCCAGGAGCCGCCGCGCTCCCTGAAGAAGCCGCACGAGTCCGGCGAGTCGTGGTACCGCGGCGCGTCGTGCGGCCCCGCCAGACCCCACATCGCGTGGCCTTCCTCCACGGCGTGCTGCCGCAGCTGCTGGAGCATGTACTTGTCGTAGCACTGGAACTCGCCCATCCCCGTGAACTTGCGGGCGTCGCTCCCCGGCGGGTACGACGGGTACCGGAGCACGCCGTGCGCGCCGAGACCCACGGTCACGTCCTGTGGCAGAGAAGCGCGTGTCCATGAAACACTGGCCGAGAACGGCCAGGAATggccatgcatgcatatgcaacaaCCAACGGAATATATATATGTTACGGTGATGGTGGAGTCGAAGAAGTCGTCGAACGCGGCGGCGAAGCTGCGGAAGAAGGCCTCGTAGAGCTGGAGCGGGGACTTGCCGTGGAGCACGGGGAGGTCGTCGATGGCGAAGGAGAGGCATCCGTCGTGTCGGCCCCCCGAGCGGTCGGTGAAGAAGATGtcggggtcggcggcggcgacgccgcTGACCCAGGAAGGAAGCGTGGGCACGCCGGCGCCGGGCGTGCCGTGGGTGCGGAGCGACACGCGGAGGCTGAGGCCCTCGGCGCGCACCATGTCCGCCACGGCCTGGTACCCGGCCCAGCTGAACCTGTCGGGGGACTCGGGCTGCGCCACCGACCAGAACACCGGCAGCTCCACGCCGTCCGCGCCCAGCAGCCGGACCGCCCGGATCCCCGCCGCGATCGCCGCCGCGCTGTTCACCGTCGCGCCGTCCGTGACGGAGTCGATGGGCAGGCCCACGAACAGCCTCGCCGGGGCCAGGTCGTCCACCTCGTGGCTCTTGCTGCTGTGGTCGCCGGCGCCGAAGAAGCGGCCAAAGAGCCCCGCGGCCCTGAGGTCCCTGCTAGCGCTGCAGCCACCATGCCGCGCCGGTGGGAACGCGACCCTGTTCGGCGCGCGTCCGACCGGGCCCCTGGTGCCCTGCGGCCGGCGCGTCGCTGACGCCGACGCCATCTGTGTCATCATCATCGCCGGCACGGTCTCCATGGCGATCGACCAAGCTGTCCGGGGAATGTCCGTACGTGCGTGTGCGTGCACGAGCGAAGGCAGAACGAGgtcgaagggggggggggggggcgcgtgTTCCGGAATGCTCGGTGGCCGGCTCGGTTGCTTTTTGCGTCCCCGGCGAAGTCTTTATGGGGTGGCGGGAAACGGACGGGGGAAAGGAAAGGGAAAGGGCGCGCGTTGGCAGCCGCGGAACTCGGCGTCGACGTGCGTGCGTCAGGGTGAGGTGGAGGTGAGCCCCCGGGCCCCGCTGCTCCGGTCAGGGTCACCCGACGGACGATCCAGGGCGTTTTGGCGCGGGACATTAGCGcggttttttcctctctttttttttccgaTGCACGGACGTTCCGTAAAAAATTGCGGATAAAAAAATCCGCTGTAAAATGGGTAAGTAAAAAATGTTCGGGATGCTGCTACTccttttttttcatattttattAGATTCATCCTAAGTCAAATACTTCTAACCTTAACCATTAATTTCAAAAAAAATCTATTCAACATCACAACATATGAACTATATTTTATGGAGTCTTATGTtcttatataaaaattatttttacacCAAATAAATATCAGTAGATTCATCATAAAACATATTTTCATGGTATATTGGTGTCATAAAGATTGATATATAGTTTTTATAAATTTGatcatatttagatagttttacTAATTATAAAACTTAAATTGTATTGTTTTAGGATGGAAATAGGAATGCTAATGCTCTATCACGGGCATCCGTTCCATGTCGTTCAATCCGGACATGGCTAGCTGGGATGTGGACTGGCCCACAGGCTTGCTCCCCTCATCGACATACACGGTTttctcaaaaaaagaaaagaaaagagagcaACATCTTATCTTCCCCATTCGCATCGGCTCCACCGCACCGCACCGCCTTCGATCGCGTGCACACGAGCTCTGCTAGTGCCGGCGTCCGCGAGCGCTGCCGCTGTCCGCATATGCACGAGCGTCGAGCGTCGCCACTAGCCGTGTATGCACGAGCTTCACTGGCCGCGCTGCACACGCCCGCCCGTGGTGAGGGAGACCGTTGCCGCCTCCACCATGGGGGGCCGGACACCTGGTCGGCGGCCAGGAAGACCTCCGCCTCCGCCTGCCCAGCTCGCTGTGGCCAGGTGTGGAGTTTGCCCGTGTGCAGCTCACGGCAGCCCAGGCGAGCCTGCCCACGCACATCTCATGCACGCCTACCCAATTCGTCATGGCCGAGGCGGAACTCGCCCGCATACAGCCCGCGACGGACGGGATACAACTCCATACGCCGACGAAGATCCATTCTCCCAAAGAAGCAAGgagatgtgtcggtgttttgaataaacaccaaccagtaaatttatatttgttgcgcattaggtccggatggtgtgctaaaagacacaaggtttatactggttcgggctgaatgtccctacgtctagtttgctactgctcgtgttattagcactgaaaaagattcgtagtagggggtacaaacggtcgagagagggataggtcccaagtctctgatggaaaggtcgaaaggatgccgagagctcggttgctgctcagctgtgtgtaaTGCATAGGACTGATCCATCGTCTTAGTGGGGTGCCatgtcctcccttttatagaccaagggggagcggagattacagatgggagaaagaggaaaaaccagagatagagaaggtccttcgaaggtgccgggtcttcctttttccttgagcctgccctgttgacatggcagacggtgccagggatagcgcgtttgttgatcctgatagggccgtgctctggTTTCGGTCAGCCAGTGGTTACGTCCCATCCTACTTCGGTGGACGATGCGGCGTGCCAGGGTACCGAGCCGTGATCCTAGGAGGAGCAggcggggaagtgaccatacatcAGTTACTGTAGATGATATGAGTTCCCTCCTagatcgtagtggttgtcgtatgcttatgtcaggatccgtgtccgagggctgatggcggcgcccacaacactataagataAAAGTTGgcgtctacaacactgttcgggctctgttatgcctagaagggcttaaagtgcccatcccgtcatatcctgatggtactttcctgtagacgggcagggtatggtcctcaggactgtggttgacttgagtgtcctgtcttaccctgtgctcgtcattatgaaggagtagggcgtagacgttgggcgaggcggagtcagtcCCCGGTCATCGAGCGAGGAGGAGtctgcccccggacgtcgggcgaggtggagctagcccttagacgtcgggcaaggcagagcccgcccccagacgtcgggcgaggcggagccaacccttagccgtcgggtgaggtagagtctgcccctagacatcgggtgaggcggagtctagccctcggagGTCGAGTGTGGTGAAGCCAGTCCCcggtcatcgggcgaggcgaagtctgcccccagacatcgtgcgaggcggagtctagccctcgggggtcgggcaaggcggagccaacccttagggacCGGGCGAGGCCTGTCCAACCTTCGGTTGTACGGGCAAGAAGTGcagttgcgttcttgtctgttcgaaagcatcaatgtttgatggttattagctccacctcattggctatcccagtattaggtccccgacagtagcccccgagccctcgggtgattcggatggaatcgcccgggggtgattttgacttgccagagggtgcgcgtgagcgcacccgacaggtgtagcccccgagcccccgagtgattcgaaTAAAATCGCTTGGGTGGTATtttgattcgctagagggtgcgcacgagcgcacccatcgggtgtagcccccgagcccccgggtgattcggatagaatcgctcggggggtaattcggacccttcgcaggtatggctgtgagatttgatgTTTTGACAACTGGATAGTATAAAGAcaaccctggtatcccgttcacGGGGATTGGTGCAGGGTCAGCCCGGTTGAGGCTCGAGTGTGGACCAAGACTCCCTTGAGGCTCGTGCGCCTGAGTTTTGGtcgctcgtgggcccatcccttgttgGGACGGCCGTTGAAACTATTAGGTCAGCCCTCGAACTCCTGGGCCCAAGCGGGCcagagaaatgctttttgacccatatcccctctgtgggaaaagagtcctggtctgcccgGGAAGGCAAAACGTCCGGTGCGACtgtggtgggaaaggatagagaTCGCGGACACATATCCCGCGACATGACgtggtggtgtatcatggcaGGCACAGAGATCTAGGCGAACAGTTGCCCTTCTCatatccatcgcccctataaaaccaaggggtttgtccctagggttccgtactttgcctcctcgcctttgcatctacaacctccgccgccaatcgcctgagcctcccgcaCCCGCATTGCAaccgccgtcaagctcgcatccaacCACCCCCATTGTTTAATGGAGCTGTGGTGCAGATCCGATATCACCCTTCAGCGCCTGGAGAGCCTCGTTCGTCGTGGCCTCCTTTGCCTGCAGACCACCACCGatgagtggcggctgcccggcaatgaggacgcgccatcgccgcccgaagggtatgtcgtatcCTTCActcacttccacgagcggggatttGCCACACCCACCCACAAGTTTCTTTGGGGCTTGCTACACTACTataaggtggagttgcagcatcttaccCCCAACGGAGTCCAACACATTACGGCGTtcgttgccctgtgtgagggattcctagggattagtccccacttcgacctgtgaTGGTATTTCTTtgtcgtcaccctcttgaagaagCGAGAGAAGAGGTAAGAGCTGAGAGTGCCGGTGGGATGCACCGGCATCCATCTCTGCAACAACCGGGTAAACGAATACCCGtcgatgcgtctgtcgacctccaacaaggggtgacattcgcattggttctacgtcAAGGATGATGTAGCCGCCCCCTTGCCGATGTTCTCTGCGCGCATTATCGAAGAGGTCCCGAAatcgtggaagtggggtgtcccgaataaagataagaagaaaatctaggaccatctcgccgccatccgaattctaaaggagaggggtgtgaaggggtcagggattatTGGGgcctaccacatgaggagggGGGCACCGCTGATGGTGCGCGCGCTTCCCCTGTACCTGATGGCACCCGGAGTGTCATTCGTCAGGACGACACTCGCCGAGGGAGCGCTTTCCCCCTCTGAAGTGGcgcagtgcatcaaggaggcgatggagccatTGAAGGACAGCGCTGGCGCcgttcttgattttgtgtatctagtgccggggcatcccccaatatGGCCAGAACCGGGGTACATTGACttcataagttctctttccccgtgCCCCCTTTCTAATTGAACTcccgaccccttgatgctgacattgggatagcgggaccagccaaagagactcATCTTTATGGATCACTgaaaagtcctaatggctagagggggggtgaatagcctaataaaatttctacaacaacgcttaacaaaatagttagacaattatgaggcgaagcaagtgttgcgctagcctacttaaaatgcaagccgcctaccacaattctagtttagatagtgtcgattcacataagaactatgacactaccctatgttagtgtgctctcaaaagctaactaaagagccaaaccaataaagcaagcaagctctcacaactagctacactaaagagcttgtcaactagtttgcggtaaagtaaagagagtgatcaagaaggttataccgccttgtagatgaaagaaccaatcaatcataaggatgaataataatgaagaccaatcacctcggaatcaatgatgaacacaatgattttttaccgaggttcacttgcttgccggtaagctagtcctcgttgtgacgattcactcacttggaggttcacgcgctaattggcttcacacgccaaaccctcgatagggtgccgcacaaccaacacaagatgaggatcacacaagccacgagcaatccactagagtaccttttggctctctgtcggggaaaggtcaagaacccctcacaatcaccacgatcggagccaaagacaatcaccaccctctgctcaacgatccttgctgctccaagctgtctaggtggtggcaaccaccaagagtaacaagtgaaacccacagcgaaacacgaacaccaagtacctctagatgcaaacactcaagcaatgcacttggattctctcccaatctcacaaagatgatgaatcaatgatggagatgagtgagagggctttggctaagctcacaagttgTTATGCCAATGaaatgcaagagagtgagcttcaaccggccatggggcttaaatagaagcccccacgaaatagagccgttataccccttcactgggcataacacgggctgaccgaacgctgcagtccaactgaccgAACTCAgcactggatgctccggtcatgaataccgaacgtgtccggtcggcataccagacgtgtccggtagccccagactaccacgtgtccagttcaaactgACTTAGCCATTGCTGCCCCTTCTGCTGACGACCGGACGTATACACCGGACGCAAAACTACGAATGACCGGACGCAGAGCCACTGAGTCCTGTCGAGTCCAGTAAGTCACCAGGCCGACTGGATGTGTCTGCTAGAAAATAaccagacgctgagcctcagcgtccggtggagtacagtaagcatcctagcccgaccggacacgtccggtgataCCGGACCGAACGCTGCTAGCGTCCGATTGGCTGTCCTCCGTATACTGctgtttctgattcacaccggacgcgtccggtgtggcgaccgaacacgtccggtcgttgAGTCTGTTGccaaaataccagacgtgtccggtcacataccggatgcatccgatcactctgtaaccagcgcgactaactcctcttcgactctatctttttcacccttgctcaaatgtgccaaccaccaagtgtatcatattatgcacatgtgttagcatattttcacaaacattttcaagggtgttagcactccactagatcctaaatgcatatgcaatgagttagagtatctagtggcactttgataaccgcattccgatacgagtttcatccctcttaatagtacggctatcaaacctaaatgtgatcacactctctaagtgtcttgattattaaaacaaaatagctcctatggtttatacctttgccttgagctttttgtttttctctttcttctttccaagtccgagcacttgatcatcattatgatatcaacatcatcatgctatgatattcatttgcttcatcacttggagtgtgctacctatctcatgatcacttgataaactaggttagcacttagggtttcatcaattcaccaagaccaaactagagctttcaatctccctctttttggtaattgatgacaacccttatataaagatatgaattaaaattcaattgaatccatgttgcttgcccaagcatatttaccatgtgtaaaaggatatggacaagtttcatgaaccctaaatgatagcaattgctccccctacatatgtgctaagagtttggattgtagcttgcacatatgcttagataggaaatataggagtcaatgtctaccacatgatgctaaggtataaaagattgacctttgaagcgtgataccaatcggagtgcaccaatataccatccttagcaccatggttagcttaataacactttagaaatatttggaagtgaaatctctagatatcctatgcatgctagttttcatttcatcattcaaaccgacaactagcatacaccacacaagcatagatattgaatttaatacttgtgccatgcaagcaaacatatgaaatgcacattaaaatgcaccatacaagttcatgagcttgctccccctacttgtgtgctcaaaattttaaatttatccctttcctttttcacttctctccccctatgtcatatatcaagtatatctttatgtttctctccctttatgatatttctccccctttttcactatattctttgtttctctccccctttgtcattaatgaccacaaaggttcaaaaatatagatagtattacttgtagggtcgagattatcaatgtcaatcaatggggtgaggatcatttttccaaatttggtccaatctagatcatttaccaaagatatttaactcggtttgatctaaggacaagcttcttcacacctccaaataagggttatcttgtaccatgttgagttaaatacttagagctcatattctagattaaacactaggtttacaagtccacaaacatgtcatatgctaccactagatcaagt
Above is a genomic segment from Miscanthus floridulus cultivar M001 chromosome 3, ASM1932011v1, whole genome shotgun sequence containing:
- the LOC136547411 gene encoding inactive beta-amylase 9-like; the protein is METVPAMMMTQMASASATRRPQGTRGPVGRAPNRVAFPPARHGGCSASRDLRAAGLFGRFFGAGDHSSKSHEVDDLAPARLFVGLPIDSVTDGATVNSAAAIAAGIRAVRLLGADGVELPVFWSVAQPESPDRFSWAGYQAVADMVRAEGLSLRVSLRTHGTPGAGVPTLPSWVSGVAAADPDIFFTDRSGGRHDGCLSFAIDDLPVLHGKSPLQLYEAFFRSFAAAFDDFFDSTITDVTVGLGAHGVLRYPSYPPGSDARKFTGMGEFQCYDKYMLQQLRQHAVEEGHAMWGLAGPHDAPRYHDSPDSCGFFRERGGSWESPYGDFFLSWYAGQLVGHGDRVLGTANAVFGGKPVELSAKIPFMHWWHGARSRPAEAAAGFYKSNQKNGYSPVAKMFARHGCTMVVPGMDVCMNKQHHSTGSSPDTLLVQMKNACRRHGARIAGENASLVMTHTSSFSRIRSNILTTELMRPCHFTYQRMGAEFFSPDHFPQFMEFVRSVVCGEWDEDDEERGMAVPGNARATEAKVA